The proteins below are encoded in one region of Methanobacterium aggregans:
- a CDS encoding homocitrate synthase family protein, producing MDYFVSPYNKAADLKFPNDVKIYDTTLRDGEQTPGVCLGTSEKLQIARKLDELGIHQIEAGFPVVSKQEERSVKAIVNEDLDAQILVLSRTKKEDIDKAIDCGVDGIITFMATSDLHLKHKFNMSREEILNVCMNSIEHAKDHGLFVAFSAEDATRTDIDFLKQVYKKAENCGADRVHIADTVGAISPQGMDYLVRELRSDLKAEIALHCHNDFGLAVSNCISGLLAGANAVSTTVNGIGERAGNTSLEELVMSLHLIYGVDLGFNISIFYELSQLVGKLTNMKVPENKPIVGKNVFRHESGIHVDAVIEEPLTYEPFLPEMIGHHRKIVLGKHSGCRAVKAKLDACGIDVTTEELCKIVENVKRRREEGKYINDKLFNEIVRSVRGPFDP from the coding sequence TTGGATTACTTTGTGAGCCCTTACAACAAGGCAGCGGATTTAAAATTTCCAAATGATGTTAAAATTTATGATACAACGTTAAGAGATGGTGAACAGACACCTGGAGTTTGTTTAGGAACTTCTGAAAAACTTCAAATCGCAAGAAAACTCGACGAACTTGGAATCCATCAGATAGAAGCAGGATTTCCAGTTGTGTCAAAGCAAGAGGAAAGATCTGTTAAAGCCATTGTGAATGAAGATTTAGATGCACAGATACTTGTTTTGTCACGTACCAAGAAGGAAGACATTGACAAGGCAATTGACTGTGGAGTTGATGGAATAATCACATTCATGGCAACCTCAGACCTTCACCTCAAACATAAATTCAATATGAGTCGTGAAGAAATTCTGAACGTTTGCATGAACTCAATTGAGCATGCAAAGGACCATGGGCTTTTTGTAGCATTTTCTGCTGAAGATGCAACAAGAACAGACATTGATTTCTTGAAACAGGTTTATAAAAAGGCTGAAAACTGTGGTGCAGACAGGGTGCACATAGCAGACACAGTTGGAGCCATAAGTCCTCAGGGTATGGATTACCTCGTAAGGGAATTAAGGTCCGACCTGAAAGCAGAAATAGCACTTCACTGTCACAACGACTTTGGATTAGCAGTTTCAAACTGCATATCCGGACTTTTAGCAGGTGCAAATGCAGTTTCAACAACAGTCAATGGTATAGGTGAAAGGGCAGGCAACACATCCCTTGAAGAACTTGTGATGAGCCTTCACCTTATATATGGAGTTGACCTTGGATTCAACATCAGCATATTTTACGAACTTTCCCAGCTCGTTGGAAAACTAACCAACATGAAAGTACCTGAAAACAAACCTATTGTGGGTAAAAATGTGTTCAGACATGAATCAGGGATACATGTGGATGCGGTTATAGAGGAACCCCTCACATACGAACCTTTCCTTCCTGAAATGATAGGACATCACAGAAAAATAGTCCTGGGTAAACATTCAGGCTGCAGAGCAGTTAAAGCAAAGCTTGATGCATGTGGAATAGATGTTACAACAGAAGAACTCTGTAAAATTGTGGAAAACGTCAAAAGACGAAGAGAAGAAGGAAAGTACATCAACGACAAACTTTTCAACGAAATAGTGAGATCGGTACGTGGACCCTTCGACCCCTAA
- the cyaB gene encoding class IV adenylate cyclase has product MIEVEVKAHAGNFNDVEVKLNEIRAEMIGLEHQKDVYFNAPDRDFAETDEALRIREIPDTSGKRIILTYKGAKMDEVSKTRKEIEVDVSDTENMASILENLGFRAAATVEKKRIIYKFKESIISLDEVLNVGKFIEIEREAREGEDFSQARDEIFELFKKLGIEDGFERRSYLELMGVH; this is encoded by the coding sequence ATGATAGAAGTTGAAGTTAAAGCCCATGCAGGTAATTTTAATGATGTTGAAGTTAAACTTAATGAAATTAGGGCGGAGATGATTGGTTTGGAGCATCAGAAGGATGTTTATTTCAACGCACCAGACCGGGACTTTGCAGAAACTGATGAGGCACTCAGGATAAGGGAAATCCCAGATACATCTGGAAAACGAATAATTTTAACCTATAAAGGCGCCAAAATGGATGAGGTCAGCAAGACACGTAAAGAAATTGAAGTTGATGTTTCAGACACTGAAAACATGGCATCTATCCTTGAAAACCTTGGATTCAGGGCAGCTGCAACTGTTGAAAAGAAGAGAATTATATACAAATTCAAAGAATCCATAATTTCTCTTGATGAAGTCCTTAATGTTGGAAAATTCATTGAAATAGAAAGAGAAGCTCGTGAAGGTGAAGATTTTTCCCAGGCAAGGGATGAAATATTTGAGTTATTCAAGAAACTTGGAATAGAAGATGGGTTTGAGAGAAGATCCTACCTTGAACTTATGGGAGTTCATTAA
- a CDS encoding adenosylcobalamin-dependent ribonucleoside-diphosphate reductase, producing the protein MGFTGNPKHPPGKSPHLSQNTLEVLEKRYLLKDETGRIVEDPEEMFQRVSRAVSKAEILYESDTLEVEKEFYKLISSLEFLPNSPTLMNAGTPINQLSACFVLPVGDSVTEIFDALKYMALIHKSGGGVGFSFSKLRPRGDIVGSTAGIASGPLSFMRIFDVATDVIKQGGRRRGANMAVLSVHHPDILEFIQAKNIPVDADAEYLKKLTHLENFNLSVSVDNEFMDKVLRHEEKSKGFKDTHLLEEETSVLNGSGGILESEEHSKGKVNKSREIEDKNPLLNPRTNEEVGYIKAEDLFDAIVENAWKTGDPGILFMDEINRMNPTPASGKIQATNPCGEQPLLSYESCNLGSINLARMVKTGVINWDKLERTVKTAVHFLDNVLDVTSFPTPRIKTETLKNRKIGLGVMGFAEMLIMLEIPYDSKKAVETAGKVMKFIQDHSKKASEELGRSRGSFPNFRESVWYKKGFKAMRNATTTTIAPTGTISIIANITSGIEPLFAVSFVRNVMNGTKLLEINPLFKKITLKRGFYRKEILDSVLCNGSIQDVDGIPSDVKRLFVTAHDIKPEWHVKMQAAFQSHVDNAVSKTVNLPHEASKADVKRIFLMAYKLKSKGITVYRYGSKAEQVWYLKGFKGSEVSDLKFGDKSGGYVLTDPEYSGGRPSNCCLH; encoded by the coding sequence ATGGGATTCACTGGGAATCCAAAACATCCACCTGGAAAATCTCCCCACTTATCTCAAAACACTCTAGAAGTCCTTGAAAAAAGATACCTACTCAAGGATGAAACTGGGAGGATAGTGGAAGATCCAGAAGAAATGTTCCAAAGGGTTTCGAGGGCAGTTTCCAAGGCAGAAATACTCTATGAATCAGATACCCTTGAAGTAGAAAAAGAATTCTACAAACTGATATCCTCCCTGGAATTTTTACCCAACTCCCCCACCCTCATGAATGCAGGAACCCCTATAAATCAGCTTTCTGCATGCTTTGTTTTACCGGTTGGTGATTCTGTAACTGAAATATTTGATGCCCTGAAGTACATGGCCCTCATCCACAAATCTGGTGGGGGTGTTGGTTTTTCATTTTCAAAGCTCAGACCACGGGGTGATATTGTGGGGTCAACAGCTGGAATAGCATCGGGACCATTATCTTTTATGCGAATTTTTGATGTTGCAACCGACGTAATAAAACAGGGAGGCAGAAGAAGAGGTGCAAACATGGCAGTACTCAGTGTTCACCACCCGGATATCCTTGAATTTATACAGGCCAAAAATATTCCAGTGGATGCAGATGCTGAATATCTGAAGAAACTCACCCATCTTGAAAACTTCAACCTGTCTGTTTCAGTTGACAATGAATTCATGGACAAAGTCCTTCGCCATGAAGAGAAAAGCAAGGGATTCAAAGATACACATCTTCTGGAAGAAGAAACATCTGTTTTGAATGGATCAGGAGGGATACTGGAATCTGAAGAACACTCAAAGGGGAAGGTAAACAAATCAAGGGAAATTGAGGATAAAAATCCCCTTTTAAACCCCAGAACCAATGAGGAAGTAGGTTACATAAAGGCTGAAGATCTGTTTGATGCTATCGTTGAAAATGCATGGAAAACAGGGGATCCTGGGATCCTATTCATGGATGAAATAAACAGAATGAACCCAACTCCAGCTTCAGGTAAGATCCAGGCAACAAATCCCTGTGGAGAGCAACCCCTTCTTTCCTATGAATCATGCAACCTCGGTTCAATAAACCTTGCCAGGATGGTTAAAACTGGTGTTATAAATTGGGATAAATTGGAACGCACAGTAAAAACGGCTGTGCATTTTCTTGACAACGTTCTGGATGTTACAAGTTTTCCAACACCCCGAATAAAAACTGAAACCCTGAAAAACAGGAAAATCGGCCTGGGGGTTATGGGATTTGCAGAGATGTTAATAATGCTTGAAATTCCATATGACTCAAAAAAAGCCGTTGAAACTGCAGGTAAAGTCATGAAATTCATACAGGATCATTCAAAGAAGGCTTCAGAAGAACTTGGAAGATCGAGGGGTTCTTTCCCAAACTTCAGGGAGAGTGTATGGTACAAAAAAGGTTTCAAGGCCATGAGAAATGCTACAACAACCACCATAGCACCAACAGGAACCATAAGTATAATTGCAAATATTACGAGCGGTATAGAACCTTTATTTGCAGTTTCTTTTGTTAGAAATGTTATGAACGGCACAAAACTCCTTGAAATAAATCCCCTATTTAAGAAAATCACTTTAAAAAGGGGTTTTTATAGAAAGGAAATCCTGGATTCTGTGCTGTGTAATGGTTCAATTCAGGATGTTGATGGAATTCCATCTGATGTGAAGCGGTTGTTTGTAACTGCCCATGATATAAAACCTGAATGGCATGTCAAGATGCAGGCAGCCTTCCAGAGCCATGTGGACAATGCAGTTTCAAAGACTGTTAACCTTCCACACGAAGCATCCAAAGCTGATGTTAAAAGGATATTTTTAATGGCTTACAAACTCAAATCCAAGGGAATAACTGTCTACAGGTATGGTAGTAAAGCTGAACAGGTCTGGTACCTTAAAGGATTCAAAGGTTCAGAAGTTTCTGATTTAAAATTTGGAGATAAATCTGGGGGTTATGTGTTAACAGATCCAGAATATTCTGGGGGACGTCCTTCAAATTGTTGCCTCCATTGA
- a CDS encoding TATA-box-binding protein, translating into MTDVEIKIENIVTSATLGKPLDLTQVGPALEGVEYNKEQFPGLVFKLKEPKTAALIFGSGKLVCTGAKSVKDSIKAIHITVDLMRTLDPEIPKEFEIKVQNIVASANLMKTLNLEAVALELENTEYEPEQFPGLVYRLGDPKVVLLLFGSGKVVCTGAKTKEAAQLGVEKTKERLAELDLI; encoded by the coding sequence ATGACTGATGTAGAAATCAAAATTGAAAATATTGTGACTTCCGCAACGCTCGGTAAGCCATTAGACCTTACACAGGTTGGTCCGGCACTCGAAGGTGTCGAATACAATAAGGAACAATTCCCAGGCTTGGTTTTTAAACTTAAAGAACCTAAAACAGCCGCATTAATATTTGGATCAGGAAAACTCGTTTGTACAGGTGCAAAATCTGTAAAAGATTCAATAAAAGCCATCCACATAACAGTGGATCTGATGAGAACCCTCGACCCAGAGATACCCAAAGAATTTGAAATAAAGGTACAAAACATAGTTGCTTCAGCCAACCTAATGAAAACTTTAAACCTTGAAGCAGTGGCTTTGGAACTTGAAAACACAGAATACGAACCTGAACAGTTCCCCGGATTAGTTTACAGGCTTGGAGACCCAAAAGTTGTTTTACTCCTCTTTGGTTCAGGAAAAGTCGTATGTACAGGTGCAAAAACTAAAGAAGCCGCCCAGCTTGGTGTTGAAAAAACTAAAGAAAGACTAGCTGAATTGGATCTGATCTAA
- the serB gene encoding phosphoserine phosphatase SerB, with translation MIKLIAFDLDNVLIDGEAIDEIGKLMDAETEISEITKKAMEGDLEFGEALKERVALLKGASVDDIKDVVYKIPLMEGASETVAELKKRGYKIATITGSFEIIANRMKEELGLDYAFSNVLHEEEGKLTGEVSGPLVKGSKSDVLKEILKTEQITAEESAAVGDGANDISMLKEAGMGIAFNAKPVLKEIADVVVEKRDLRELLNIFKEEESQVETKSETEDKAEDKAEDKAEDKAEDKAENSKSPYAGKSFKELLKEKKELEKQLNEFTKKRDELNEEARTHKDLRNDLNNSIKENLDKALKYRDERDQNNEEVKKYKKLRDETNQKLKKMEWASGKREIVKAQGEIEKLEKTIETKVLDIRKENELVKKVTDLRKELQDMHEDEKTKKEALELKEISEAHHAKVVELSNKAQETHESMIEYFRKIDDIRAKADEAHKKFIETREKASAEHESVKSVLNEIRKINKGLDKIKAKERSSENEESKKKNMAEREIAQDIFEKFKEGKKLSKDELMLLQKHHIV, from the coding sequence TTGATTAAACTTATAGCATTCGATCTTGATAACGTTCTTATAGATGGCGAAGCCATCGATGAAATAGGCAAACTGATGGACGCAGAAACTGAAATCTCAGAAATAACAAAAAAAGCAATGGAAGGAGACCTTGAATTTGGAGAAGCCCTTAAAGAAAGAGTAGCTTTACTTAAAGGTGCATCTGTGGATGATATAAAGGATGTTGTCTACAAGATTCCTCTCATGGAAGGGGCCAGCGAAACTGTTGCAGAGCTCAAAAAGAGAGGTTACAAAATTGCAACAATAACTGGTAGCTTCGAAATAATTGCAAATCGTATGAAAGAGGAATTAGGCCTTGATTACGCATTTTCAAATGTTCTCCACGAAGAGGAAGGTAAACTCACAGGAGAAGTTTCAGGTCCTCTCGTAAAAGGTTCAAAATCTGACGTCCTCAAAGAGATACTAAAAACAGAGCAGATAACTGCAGAAGAATCTGCAGCCGTTGGAGACGGCGCAAATGACATTTCAATGCTCAAAGAAGCAGGAATGGGCATAGCTTTTAATGCTAAACCTGTTTTAAAGGAGATTGCAGATGTTGTTGTAGAAAAAAGGGATTTAAGAGAATTATTAAACATCTTCAAAGAGGAGGAATCCCAAGTGGAAACAAAATCCGAAACTGAAGATAAAGCTGAAGATAAAGCTGAAGATAAAGCTGAAGATAAAGCTGAAGATAAAGCTGAAAATTCTAAATCACCCTACGCTGGTAAAAGCTTCAAAGAACTTCTCAAAGAGAAGAAAGAGCTTGAAAAGCAGCTCAATGAGTTCACAAAAAAAAGGGATGAACTCAACGAAGAAGCCAGGACTCACAAGGACTTAAGGAATGATTTGAACAACAGTATAAAAGAAAATCTGGATAAAGCCCTCAAATACCGTGATGAACGTGACCAGAACAATGAAGAGGTCAAGAAGTACAAGAAGTTGAGGGATGAAACCAACCAGAAGCTCAAGAAGATGGAATGGGCATCTGGAAAACGGGAAATAGTTAAAGCCCAGGGTGAAATAGAAAAACTCGAAAAAACTATAGAAACCAAGGTCCTGGACATAAGGAAAGAAAATGAGCTTGTTAAAAAGGTTACAGACCTTCGAAAAGAGCTCCAGGACATGCATGAGGATGAAAAAACCAAAAAAGAAGCCCTTGAGCTTAAAGAGATATCCGAAGCCCACCATGCAAAGGTTGTTGAGCTTTCAAACAAAGCCCAGGAAACCCATGAAAGCATGATCGAATACTTCAGGAAAATCGATGATATAAGGGCAAAGGCAGATGAAGCCCACAAAAAATTCATTGAAACTCGTGAAAAAGCATCTGCTGAACATGAATCTGTTAAATCCGTTCTTAATGAAATAAGGAAGATAAACAAAGGCCTTGACAAGATTAAGGCAAAAGAACGAAGCAGTGAAAATGAGGAAAGTAAGAAGAAAAATATGGCTGAGAGGGAGATTGCTCAGGACATATTCGAAAAGTTCAAAGAGGGTAAAAAGCTCTCAAAAGATGAACTTATGCTCCTCCAGAAGCATCACATCGTCTGA
- a CDS encoding MFS transporter, which produces MGEEDSYVKESTRIAALIIATLANFLTPFMSSAINIALPAIGAEFGSSAILLSWVPTSFLLAAAMFSVPFGRIADIYGMKKIFSYGIIIFTVASLLSALAPSTIALIVFRIIQGVGAAMIFVTGLAIITSVYPPFKRGKAIGINIATVYIGLSLGPVLGGIMTQYLGWRSLFYLAVPLGILIFALTLWKLEGEWAVCHGEKFDALGSIFYSIVLVTVMYGVSILPSNNGLIMITLGIVGLLAFVIWELRTESPVLNIKIFKNTTFAFSNLAALINYSSTFAVTFLLSLYLQYIRGLDAQSAGIILVAQPVIMAIFSPIAGKLSDRFEPQIIASLGMAISTIGIFTFTFLTPTTSLTLLIIGLMVLGFGFALFSSPNTNAIMGSVEKRFYGVASAMVSTMRLIGQMFSMGLALMVFAIFIGNVQITTAQYPALLSSIHTVFIICTVLCFIGIFASIARGKKRSKNAQK; this is translated from the coding sequence ATGGGAGAAGAAGATTCATACGTCAAGGAGTCTACACGAATTGCTGCTTTGATCATTGCAACACTTGCCAATTTTTTAACACCGTTCATGAGCTCTGCAATCAACATAGCACTGCCTGCAATTGGTGCAGAGTTTGGATCAAGCGCAATTTTACTGAGCTGGGTTCCAACATCATTTTTATTAGCTGCAGCAATGTTTTCAGTTCCCTTTGGTAGGATAGCTGATATTTATGGGATGAAAAAAATATTCAGCTATGGAATAATTATATTTACAGTGGCCTCCCTTCTTTCGGCTCTGGCACCATCAACCATTGCACTCATAGTTTTCAGGATCATCCAGGGAGTGGGTGCTGCAATGATATTTGTAACAGGCCTTGCAATAATCACCTCGGTTTATCCACCATTTAAACGTGGAAAAGCCATAGGAATAAATATTGCAACTGTTTACATTGGACTGTCCCTTGGTCCTGTGCTCGGCGGAATCATGACCCAGTACCTTGGATGGAGAAGTCTTTTCTATTTGGCTGTTCCCCTGGGTATTCTGATATTTGCACTGACACTCTGGAAGCTTGAGGGAGAATGGGCAGTTTGTCATGGAGAAAAATTCGATGCTCTGGGTTCCATATTCTACAGTATCGTTCTTGTAACTGTCATGTACGGAGTTTCCATACTTCCAAGCAACAACGGACTCATCATGATAACCCTGGGAATTGTGGGTTTACTGGCATTTGTGATATGGGAGTTAAGAACTGAAAGTCCTGTTTTAAACATCAAAATCTTCAAAAACACAACCTTTGCATTCTCAAACCTGGCAGCCCTTATAAACTACAGTTCAACCTTTGCTGTGACTTTCCTCCTGAGCCTGTACCTTCAATACATCAGGGGGCTTGATGCACAGTCAGCAGGAATTATATTAGTTGCCCAGCCAGTTATAATGGCGATTTTCTCTCCAATTGCAGGGAAACTTTCAGACAGGTTCGAACCCCAGATCATCGCATCCCTTGGAATGGCAATTTCAACCATTGGAATATTCACATTCACCTTCCTGACACCCACAACCAGCTTAACACTTCTCATCATAGGTTTGATGGTTCTTGGATTTGGATTTGCACTCTTCTCATCCCCCAACACCAATGCAATTATGGGATCCGTTGAAAAACGTTTCTACGGTGTTGCATCTGCAATGGTCAGCACCATGCGGCTTATAGGTCAGATGTTCAGCATGGGTTTGGCCCTCATGGTGTTTGCAATATTCATAGGAAACGTTCAGATAACAACAGCCCAGTACCCAGCTCTGCTCTCAAGCATACACACTGTTTTCATCATCTGCACAGTGCTCTGTTTCATTGGTATCTTTGCATCCATTGCAAGGGGTAAAAAACGTTCAAAAAATGCACAAAAATGA